From a single Nicotiana tomentosiformis chromosome 2, ASM39032v3, whole genome shotgun sequence genomic region:
- the LOC117272929 gene encoding non-specific lipid-transfer protein C, cotyledon-specific isoform-like, producing the protein MKNLLCSVAVCLSVLFVLAQTNEAAIPCGTVDMKAAACISFATGKDAIPSAPCCNGLQQLAQSVKSVDDKKAICRCLKAGVKNFAGVQDKFLSQLPTACKIKVGFPVSMITNCETIRF; encoded by the exons ATGAAGAACCTTTTGTGCTCAGTTGCTGTCTGCCTTTCTGTCCTCTTTGTTCTTGCTCAGACCAATGAAGCAGCAATTCCCTGTGGCACTGTAGACATGAAGGCTGCCGCCTGCATCTCCTTTGCCACAGGGAAGGATGCAATTCCGTCGGCGCCGTGTTGCAATGGGCTGCAACAGTTGGCACAAAGTGTGAAGTCTGTGGATGATAAGAAGGCTATCTGCAGATGCCTTAAGGCTGGTGTCAAGAACTTTGCTGGGGTACAAGACAAGTTCCTTAGCCAACTCCCTACTGCTTGTAAAATCAAAGTTGGCTTCCCTGTCTCCATGATCACCAACTGTGAAAC GATTCGCTTCTAA